A region from the Silene latifolia isolate original U9 population chromosome 7, ASM4854445v1, whole genome shotgun sequence genome encodes:
- the LOC141589702 gene encoding protein HOTHEAD-like — MSLSKPLSNEPLSTAKKKKQTRGFKKFQGQSLIQTVGITKKGVYIEASNGFGQSTSSILRHHGIASAEIGQLSTIPPRLRTHKAIQDYKNRKQDLPFEVFNGGFILGKIARPRSIGHLKLIDTNVDNNPAVTFNYFSHPHDLRKCVESIRIIEKLVKSKHFVDYTGTDEEITQKLLNMSVQANVNLIPKQTNDTQSLEQFCKDTVITIWHYHGGCQVGRVVNHDYRVLGVDRVRVIDGSTFTESPGTNPQATVMMMGRYMGVKILRERLGKGAND; from the exons ATGTCCTTGTCCAAGCCACTGTCCAACGAACCACTTTCAACAGCGAAG aaaaaaaaacaaacacgAGGTTTCAAGAAATTTCAAGGACAGTCTTTGATCCAGACTGTCGGGATTACGAAGAAGGGTGTGTATATTGAAGCTAGTAATGGGTTCGGTCAGTCTACTAGTAGTATTCTTCGTCACCATGGGATCGCTTCTGCTGAG ATTGGTCAGCTGTCAACAATCCCTCCAAGACTAAGAACACACAAGGCAATCCAAGACTACAAAAACAGGAAACAAGACTTACCCTTTGAGGTATTCAATGGAGGATTCATCTTAGGAAAGATAGCGAGACCGAGATCCATAGGACATCTAAAGCTGATTGACACGAATGTCGACAATAATCCCGCTGTCACCTTCAACTACTTCAGTCACCCTCATGATCTAAGAAAATGTGTCGAAAGCATAAGGATAATTGAGAAATTAGTCAAATCCAAGCATTTTGTAGATTACACTGGAACTGATGAAGAAATCACTCAGAAGTTGCTGAATATGAGTGTGCAGGCAAATGTTAATCTCATTCCGAAACAAACTAATGATACTCAGTCTTTAGAACAGTTCTGTAAGGACACTGTCATCACCATTTGGCATTATCATGGAGGTTGCCAAGTTGGCAGGGTAGTTAATCATGATTATCGGGTTCTTGGTGTTGATCGGGTTAGAGTCATTGACGGGTCTACCTTTACTGAATCCCCTGGAACCAATCCTCAAGCTACTGTCATGATGATGGGAAG GTACATGGGAGTGAAGATCCTGAGAGAAAGACTTGGAAAAGGAGCCAATGATTAG